The region AATACGAACGCTGAGCGGTACGGAATGCGGAAACAGCACCGCGCTAGCGCTTAGTCGTCGGTCTCCTCGGCGCGTTCGGTTCGCTCGACCGCCGACGGATCCGGCCAGGTGACGCTCCCGAGGAAGGGGATGCCGATCTTCTCGGCAGCGCGGGCGATCATGTGCGCGCCGGTCGGAACGGTCAGGAAGAGGAAGCAGATCCCGATGAGCGCGGTCAGTCCCTCCTGACCGGGGCCGAAGTGGACGAACCCGGCCAGAAAGATCGCCGCCGTGCCGAGCGTCGTGGGCTTGCTCGTGGCGTGCATTCGGTTGTAGACGTTCGGCAGGCGAAGCAGACCGATGGTCCCGACGGTCAGGAAGAACGCGCCGACGACGATCAGCGCGATCACGACGGCGGTGTGTATCATTCGATCACCTCCCCTTCGGTGACGAACTTGGCGACGGCGACCGTCGCGATGAACCCGATGATTGCGAGCACCAGGCTGACCGTCATGAACAGGCCTCG is a window of Natrinema salifodinae DNA encoding:
- the mnhG gene encoding monovalent cation/H(+) antiporter subunit G: MIHTAVVIALIVVGAFFLTVGTIGLLRLPNVYNRMHATSKPTTLGTAAIFLAGFVHFGPGQEGLTALIGICFLFLTVPTGAHMIARAAEKIGIPFLGSVTWPDPSAVERTERAEETDD